From Halorubrum salinarum, the proteins below share one genomic window:
- a CDS encoding aldo/keto reductase, whose protein sequence is MPPLDLSIGLGTSGLDDPETCTDTVAAALDAGYRHVDTAQMYDNEAAVGAGIAASDVERDDVVVATKVHPENLAPDDVRETARESLDRLGLDRVDLLYVHWPIRAYDPEATLPAFDDLRDAGVTDHVGVSNFTPDLLREAREILDAPIAAHQVECHPRFRQPELRALAAEFDHRLVGYSPLGRGEILDDPEVAAIAERNDCSPAVVALAWALDRGVAPIPKARGDHVRENLRALDIDLPESDLDAIDALDPGERQIDPEDAAWNR, encoded by the coding sequence GTGCCACCGCTCGACCTGTCGATCGGGCTCGGAACGTCCGGGCTCGACGACCCCGAGACCTGTACCGACACCGTCGCCGCGGCGCTGGACGCCGGCTACCGCCACGTCGACACCGCGCAGATGTACGACAACGAGGCCGCGGTCGGCGCGGGGATCGCGGCGAGCGACGTCGAACGCGACGACGTGGTCGTCGCCACGAAGGTCCACCCGGAGAACCTCGCGCCCGACGACGTGCGCGAGACCGCGCGCGAGAGCCTCGACCGCCTCGGCCTCGACCGCGTCGACCTCCTGTACGTCCACTGGCCGATCCGGGCGTACGACCCGGAGGCGACGCTGCCGGCGTTCGACGACCTCCGCGACGCGGGCGTCACCGACCACGTCGGCGTCTCGAACTTCACCCCCGACCTGCTGCGCGAGGCGCGCGAGATCCTCGACGCGCCGATCGCGGCCCACCAGGTCGAGTGCCACCCGCGGTTCCGCCAGCCGGAACTGCGCGCGCTCGCTGCCGAGTTCGACCACCGCCTCGTCGGCTACTCCCCGCTCGGCCGGGGCGAGATCCTCGACGACCCGGAGGTCGCCGCGATCGCGGAGCGGAACGACTGCTCGCCCGCGGTCGTCGCACTCGCGTGGGCGCTCGACCGCGGCGTCGCCCCGATCCCGAAGGCGCGCGGCGACCACGTCCGCGAGAACCTCCGCGCGCTCGACATCGACCTGCCCGAGTCCGACCTCGACGCCATCGACGCGCTCGATCCGGGCGAGCGACAGATCGACCCGGAAGACGCGGCGTGGAACCGCTGA
- a CDS encoding transcriptional regulator TbsP domain-containing protein, which yields MATGPALPSTPEPIRLGAFADPLLVDPGPRLLRAVVAAYREAAPTLVEPSVADLSGGAGDRDADGTDPSGLPTLKVLAGESAVDDATAGFRSASRLAALLGADVVDLRVLDAPQSNPVLAGEEIGFALVGSEDGVTAETTRWHRVGDDASLRERYGAAFGDAEAYGLRTPSRRRVYEGVAARCDESVAAAVLRALDVTDDAGDTVDDAGDTPEGSGDASADGPDPEAARVRAYAVGAREGVLDRALRRACEDAGLGSPSTFTRIKRLLLAADLIETVAEPQPVGRPRERLAPRGALAAAETPEETVAAVRDVTE from the coding sequence ATGGCGACCGGTCCCGCGCTCCCCTCGACACCCGAGCCGATCCGGCTCGGCGCATTCGCCGACCCGCTCCTCGTCGACCCCGGACCGCGGCTGCTCCGCGCGGTCGTCGCGGCGTACCGCGAGGCCGCGCCGACGCTCGTCGAGCCGAGCGTCGCGGACCTGTCGGGCGGCGCGGGTGACAGGGACGCGGACGGCACCGACCCGTCGGGACTCCCGACGCTGAAGGTGCTCGCGGGCGAAAGCGCGGTCGACGACGCGACGGCGGGGTTCCGGTCGGCGAGCCGGCTCGCGGCGCTGCTCGGCGCCGATGTCGTCGACCTCCGCGTCCTCGACGCGCCGCAGTCGAACCCGGTGCTGGCGGGCGAGGAGATCGGGTTCGCCCTGGTCGGGAGCGAGGACGGGGTGACGGCGGAGACGACCCGGTGGCACCGCGTCGGCGACGACGCCTCGCTCCGCGAGCGGTACGGGGCGGCGTTCGGAGACGCCGAGGCGTACGGGCTCCGAACGCCGAGCAGACGACGGGTCTACGAGGGGGTCGCGGCGCGGTGCGACGAGTCGGTCGCGGCGGCGGTGCTCCGCGCGCTCGACGTGACGGACGACGCGGGCGACACGGTGGACGACGCGGGCGACACGCCGGAGGGTTCGGGCGACGCGAGCGCGGACGGTCCCGACCCGGAAGCGGCCCGCGTCCGCGCCTACGCGGTCGGGGCCCGCGAGGGCGTCCTCGACCGCGCCCTCCGGCGGGCCTGCGAGGACGCGGGGCTCGGGAGCCCCTCGACGTTCACGCGGATAAAGCGGCTCCTGCTGGCGGCCGACCTGATCGAGACGGTCGCCGAGCCGCAGCCGGTCGGGCGACCGCGGGAGCGGCTGGCGCCCCGCGGCGCGCTCGCCGCGGCCGAGACCCCTGAAGAGACGGTCGCGGCGGTCCGCGACGTGACGGAATAA
- a CDS encoding aldehyde dehydrogenase family protein, whose protein sequence is MAQPYQHYIDGEWVDGDGSETFESANPATGESLGEFRRGTPDDVERAVDAADAAFEEWRELSRIQRAEYLWDVYHELRDRTDELGAVVSKECGKEISEGKADVVEAAHMVEWAAGDARHPKGDIVPSEIPSKDAYMRRKPRGVTGCITPWNFPVAIPYWHMAIALVEGNTVVFKPAEQTPWCAQIIAEMFDDAGIPDGVFNMVQGFGDAGNAIVEHDDVSTVLFTGSAEVGHHIQDKLGGVAGKRAACEMGGKNAIVVTEEADLDVAVHSAVMSSFKTTGQRCVSSERLIVHTDVYDEFKERFVEVAESVAVGDPLDEDTFMGPLIEPEHLEKVTEYNELAREEDVNVLVDRTELDADEIPDGHADGNWIGPFVYEADPDADLRCTHEEVFGPHVALLEYEGGIERAVEIQNDVDYGLAGAIISEDYRQINYYRDRAELGLAYGNLPCIGAEVQLPFGGVKKSGNGYPSAREAIEAVTDRTAWTLNNSKEIEMAQGLSADIKTTDD, encoded by the coding sequence ATGGCGCAGCCCTACCAGCACTACATCGACGGCGAGTGGGTCGACGGCGACGGGTCCGAGACCTTCGAGAGCGCGAACCCCGCGACGGGCGAGTCCCTCGGCGAGTTCCGGCGCGGAACCCCCGACGACGTGGAGCGCGCGGTCGACGCCGCGGACGCGGCGTTCGAGGAGTGGCGCGAGCTCTCGCGGATCCAGCGCGCGGAGTACCTTTGGGACGTGTACCACGAGCTCCGCGACCGGACGGACGAGCTCGGAGCGGTGGTCTCGAAGGAGTGCGGCAAGGAGATCAGCGAGGGGAAAGCCGACGTGGTCGAGGCCGCGCACATGGTCGAGTGGGCCGCGGGCGACGCCCGGCACCCGAAGGGCGACATCGTCCCCTCGGAGATCCCGTCGAAGGACGCGTACATGCGCCGGAAGCCCCGCGGCGTCACCGGCTGTATCACGCCGTGGAACTTCCCGGTCGCGATCCCGTACTGGCACATGGCCATCGCGCTGGTCGAGGGGAACACCGTCGTGTTCAAGCCCGCCGAACAGACCCCGTGGTGCGCTCAGATCATCGCGGAGATGTTCGACGACGCCGGGATCCCGGACGGCGTGTTCAACATGGTCCAAGGGTTCGGCGACGCCGGCAACGCGATCGTCGAGCACGACGACGTCTCGACCGTGCTCTTCACCGGATCCGCGGAGGTCGGCCACCACATCCAGGACAAGCTCGGCGGCGTCGCCGGCAAGCGCGCGGCCTGCGAGATGGGCGGCAAGAACGCCATCGTGGTCACCGAGGAGGCGGACCTCGACGTCGCGGTCCACTCCGCGGTGATGTCCTCGTTCAAGACGACCGGCCAGCGCTGCGTCTCCTCCGAGCGCCTGATCGTCCACACCGACGTGTACGACGAGTTCAAAGAGCGGTTCGTCGAGGTCGCGGAGTCGGTCGCGGTCGGCGACCCGCTCGACGAGGACACGTTCATGGGGCCGCTGATCGAGCCGGAGCACTTGGAGAAGGTCACCGAGTACAACGAGCTCGCCCGCGAGGAGGACGTGAACGTCCTCGTAGACCGGACGGAACTCGACGCCGACGAGATCCCCGACGGCCACGCGGACGGCAACTGGATCGGCCCGTTCGTCTACGAGGCGGACCCCGACGCCGACCTGCGGTGTACCCACGAGGAGGTGTTCGGCCCCCACGTCGCCCTGCTGGAGTACGAGGGCGGCATCGAGCGCGCCGTGGAGATCCAGAACGACGTGGACTACGGGCTGGCCGGCGCGATCATCTCCGAGGACTACCGGCAGATCAACTACTACCGCGACCGCGCCGAGCTGGGGCTGGCGTACGGGAACCTCCCGTGCATCGGTGCCGAGGTCCAGCTCCCCTTCGGCGGCGTGAAGAAGTCCGGTAACGGCTACCCCTCCGCCCGCGAGGCCATCGAGGCCGTCACCGACCGCACCGCGTGGACCCTGAACAACTCGAAGGAGATCGAGATGGCGCAGGGGCTCTCCGCGGACATCAAGACGACCGACGACTGA
- a CDS encoding helix-turn-helix domain-containing protein has translation MATTDAEGREDWSGTRLTLDLWHPNCWAIEATGRTEGGVLAHAIYNSPRTDAAAPNSVNGLFTAFADTTDEVEALLDAIRDSDRAGNLLELQERFGRARDAPGNVVREFFLEYDPADMVCPTLLEHGFVHSAPVRIEDGREEWQVCFVGERTDIRESLDAVQAASGAEVTVESMSSTGHAGRTPREQRLDTLTPTQRAVYEHAREAGYYEWPREASTRELADDMDVSKTTLLEHLRKAESKLLDP, from the coding sequence ATGGCGACGACCGACGCGGAGGGGCGGGAGGACTGGAGCGGGACCAGGCTGACGCTCGACCTGTGGCACCCGAACTGCTGGGCCATCGAGGCGACGGGCAGGACGGAGGGCGGCGTGCTCGCGCACGCCATCTACAACTCGCCGCGGACCGACGCGGCCGCGCCCAACTCGGTGAACGGGCTGTTCACCGCCTTCGCGGACACCACGGACGAGGTCGAGGCGCTCCTCGACGCGATCCGCGACTCCGACCGCGCCGGCAACCTCCTGGAGCTCCAGGAGCGGTTCGGACGCGCGCGGGACGCCCCGGGCAACGTCGTCCGCGAGTTCTTCCTGGAGTACGACCCCGCCGACATGGTGTGTCCGACGCTGCTCGAACACGGCTTCGTCCACAGCGCGCCGGTCCGGATCGAGGACGGGCGCGAGGAGTGGCAGGTGTGCTTCGTCGGCGAGCGGACGGACATCCGCGAGTCGCTCGACGCGGTTCAGGCGGCGTCCGGCGCCGAGGTGACGGTGGAGTCGATGTCGTCGACCGGGCACGCCGGGCGGACCCCCCGCGAGCAGCGGCTCGACACGCTGACGCCGACGCAGCGAGCGGTGTACGAACACGCGCGCGAGGCCGGCTACTACGAGTGGCCCCGAGAGGCGTCGACCCGGGAGCTCGCCGACGACATGGACGTCTCGAAGACGACGCTGCTCGAACACCTGCGGAAGGCGGAGTCGAAGCTCCTGGACCCGTGA
- a CDS encoding proline dehydrogenase family protein, giving the protein MLPPIASNFVAGETPEAALAHVEGLNDRGVAGILNLLGEHYEERPPADEDADAYVDLVGSIADRDVDACVSVKSSQIGLDVGDDVFRENLARIIAAANEGAGAEGDGTGTFVWIDMEDHETTDVTLDAFERHARETDGNVGVCVQANLKRTRDDLERLAELPGKVRLVKGAYDEPADISYKKKARVDESYRDCLAYMFEAFDDGIAVGSHDPAMIEHAAELHADHGTPYEVQMLTGVRESAQFDLAADGVTVYQYIPYGSKWFSYFYRRVRERKSNALFALRAVVGR; this is encoded by the coding sequence ATGCTACCGCCCATCGCGAGCAATTTCGTCGCCGGGGAGACGCCCGAGGCGGCGCTCGCCCACGTCGAGGGGCTGAACGACCGCGGCGTGGCCGGCATCCTGAACCTGCTCGGCGAGCACTACGAGGAGCGGCCGCCCGCCGACGAGGACGCGGACGCCTACGTCGACCTCGTCGGATCGATCGCGGACCGCGACGTCGACGCCTGCGTCTCGGTGAAGTCGAGTCAGATCGGCCTCGACGTCGGCGACGACGTCTTCCGCGAGAACCTCGCGCGGATCATCGCGGCGGCCAACGAGGGAGCCGGGGCCGAGGGGGACGGGACTGGGACGTTCGTCTGGATCGACATGGAGGACCACGAGACCACAGACGTGACGCTCGACGCCTTCGAGCGACACGCGCGCGAGACCGACGGCAACGTCGGCGTCTGCGTCCAGGCGAACCTGAAGCGGACCCGGGACGACCTCGAGCGGCTCGCGGAGCTGCCGGGCAAGGTCCGGCTGGTCAAGGGCGCCTACGACGAGCCCGCCGACATCTCCTACAAGAAGAAGGCGCGCGTCGACGAGTCGTACCGCGACTGCCTCGCGTACATGTTCGAGGCGTTCGACGACGGGATCGCGGTCGGGAGCCACGACCCGGCGATGATCGAGCACGCGGCGGAGCTCCACGCCGACCACGGGACCCCCTACGAGGTCCAGATGCTGACCGGCGTCCGTGAGTCGGCGCAGTTCGACCTCGCGGCCGACGGGGTGACCGTGTACCAGTACATCCCGTACGGCAGCAAGTGGTTCTCGTACTTCTACCGGCGCGTCCGGGAGCGCAAGTCGAACGCGCTGTTCGCGCTGCGAGCGGTCGTCGGCCGCTGA
- a CDS encoding ABC transporter substrate-binding protein encodes MSRDTTDVADRRTLLKLTGGAGVIALSGCLSTTDDGGDGSDGSDGSDGSDGSDGSDGGDGSDGSDGSDGGDSSGPYEIGMVDSLTGSLSAFGERNQRGVELALSRVNDVGINGRDLALITEDSESENQGGIAAAQKLVNQDGVPFLIGAVGSGVSLAIYESVVEGTDVVQLSQNSTGLNLTDFPGLLRMSPSGRSQSLALSNIIADDGYDEVAVTYVNNDYGQSLTDAFVEAYDGDVVYNTPHDQDQQSYSGVVSEMNSSGADAWLFVTYQAEFATMVNEVFSSGYEAQFYGADSVSGDNVLENTPEGSIDGMKIVVPSAPVEEENYQSFADAFESEYGRRPTSWAAYAYDCVINAALAIQAADEFSGAALQETVRRVSGPEGEQVTSFEAASEILADGSGPDDVDYQGVSGPIDFNEDGDPVGFLQVLEVQNHEYEGIDFVEG; translated from the coding sequence ATGTCACGAGATACCACGGACGTGGCTGACCGGCGTACCCTGCTGAAACTGACCGGCGGCGCGGGAGTGATCGCCCTGTCCGGCTGCCTGAGCACGACCGACGACGGCGGCGACGGATCGGACGGATCGGACGGCTCCGACGGCTCCGACGGCAGCGACGGAAGTGACGGCGGCGACGGGAGCGACGGGAGCGACGGGAGCGACGGCGGCGACTCGTCCGGCCCGTACGAGATCGGGATGGTCGACTCGCTGACCGGGTCGCTGTCGGCGTTCGGCGAGCGGAACCAGCGCGGCGTCGAACTCGCGTTATCGCGCGTCAACGACGTCGGCATCAACGGCCGCGACCTCGCCCTGATCACCGAGGACTCCGAGAGCGAGAACCAGGGCGGCATCGCCGCCGCACAGAAGCTCGTCAACCAGGACGGCGTCCCGTTCCTCATCGGCGCGGTCGGCTCCGGCGTCTCGCTCGCCATCTACGAGAGCGTCGTCGAGGGGACCGACGTGGTCCAGCTGAGCCAGAACTCCACCGGGCTCAACCTCACCGACTTCCCGGGGCTGCTCCGGATGTCGCCGTCCGGCCGCAGCCAGTCGCTCGCGCTCTCGAACATCATCGCCGACGACGGCTACGACGAGGTGGCGGTCACCTACGTCAACAACGACTACGGGCAGAGCCTCACCGACGCGTTCGTCGAGGCCTACGACGGCGACGTGGTGTACAACACGCCCCACGACCAGGACCAGCAGTCCTACTCCGGCGTCGTCTCCGAGATGAACAGTTCCGGCGCGGACGCGTGGCTGTTCGTCACCTACCAGGCCGAGTTCGCCACGATGGTCAACGAGGTGTTCTCGTCGGGCTACGAGGCGCAGTTCTACGGCGCCGACTCGGTCTCCGGCGACAACGTCTTGGAGAACACCCCTGAGGGGAGCATCGACGGCATGAAGATCGTCGTCCCCTCCGCGCCGGTCGAGGAGGAGAACTACCAGTCGTTCGCGGACGCCTTTGAGTCCGAGTACGGGCGTCGCCCGACCTCGTGGGCGGCGTACGCGTACGACTGCGTCATCAACGCCGCCCTGGCGATCCAGGCCGCCGACGAGTTCAGCGGCGCCGCGCTCCAGGAGACCGTCCGGCGCGTCTCCGGCCCCGAGGGCGAGCAGGTGACCTCGTTCGAGGCCGCCAGCGAGATCCTCGCCGACGGCAGCGGTCCCGACGACGTGGACTACCAGGGGGTCAGCGGGCCCATCGACTTCAACGAGGACGGGGACCCGGTCGGGTTCCTCCAGGTCTTGGAGGTCCAGAACCACGAGTACGAAGGTATCGACTTCGTCGAAGGCTAA